TGAAGCTTTTTATCCATCGCTTTCCAGAGCTTGACAATGGTGTTGACTGAAAAGGTTTTTCCCGTTCCTGGTCCTCCAGTCAGAACCGAAACCTTCTCGATGGCTGCCGTCACTACAGCATCTACCTGTCGTGAAGATAGAGTGATATTTTTAGCGGCAGTAAATCTGTTAATCCATCTATTAACGCGCTCTATATCTACATCTGGTTTAGTTTCTAGCTTCTGCTTTAACAGTTTGGCTAGATGCTGTTCGGAGTGATAGAAACTAGGTTTGTAGTAAAGTACTTCCTCGTCTATTTCTTTAACTAACTGTTGCTCTGTTACCATCTCAGAAAGGATGCCAGCGATCGCCTGTTCATCTGCCTGATGTTCGTCTGTCGTCAGTAACTCTTTGGTAAAGGGAATAATCTCGCTTTCGGGTAAATAACAATGACCATCTTCACTGGCTTTACTCAGGACGTGAAGCACACCAGCCCGATAGCGAAATTTAGAGTAAGGGGATACTCCCACTTTTACGGCTATCTTATCGGCAGTGAGAAAGCCAATGCCGAAGATATCGATCGCGAGTTGATAGGGATTAGTTGTTACTGTAGCGATCGCGACTGAATTCTGGATTTAATCTTAGTTTGGTGGCTCTATTGCTTACCGTTTGATATCTTCTAGAGCTTCCTACTGCATCATCCCAGAATTTATGTAGGCTGATGGTGGTTTTATTTTCGGGCTTGACCTTGATGTAAAATCTCGTACCACCGCGATCTCCCAAAGGGAGGTGGCTTCGCCAATCGCCTTCGGGGAATTCTTCACTAAACAAAGTCGTAGTGTGCAGTGGTTGATGTACGTCGCCAACTAAATGAAATATCCAGCATAAAGCGATCGCCTATTCGCTCTTATCAGCATTACCAGTCAACACATCGAGATTTTGAGCATAACCAGTCAGGATATTTTCTGGATCTGGTTCTTCAATTGTGTCTGACTCTGGCTCTGTGTCTGGTTTGTAAGGGAAATTGATATAGTGCCATTGAGGGCGGTCGTAACGCTCGTCACCGCGAATATCGTCAGACCATCGGGTAGCCAACATAAACAAAAGCTGTCCCTGTTCCGATGCTTCTACTTGTTCTAGTTGCGATCGCCACAGTCTTTCGGCTTCGGGATTGGCTTGCAGGAGTTCGATTACTCTTTCAACGGCACTGGGGTCATTTTGTTGTAGTTCTCGATAGGCGATTGCGCCAGTGGTCATGTGTCCCGCTCCGTTCCAAGCTAGTGCTGGTGATGGTACAGAGAGAAACGAGAAAACTAGCAAACAAAAAATAATTAAACGTTTCATATTTACTGCATTACTTAATTATTTACTGCATTAAACAACTACTCATTTATGTTTTCAAGTGCATCATCAAGTAGCATCCTGACGATATCGGCTTTACTTCTGCCAGTTTTGGCAGCCAGAATAGACAGTTTGCGGTGTACTGACTCTCTTAGATCGATAGTAAAACGTTTAGTTCCTTCTTTGGCTTCAACCTGTAGTTTTTGCATTAGACTAGATTCCTTCTTCGGTTTCTCTGTAACTGACTGTTCTTCAACTGGTGCAGTAGGAGTTGCTTCAGACTCACTAGCAGTTGCTTCCTCTGGTTCTATCTCAACATCAGGTGTTGGTGCTGCTCCCGTTTGGGGTTTATCTCCACCAAAAACAAACTCTTCGGCTAAAGAATCATCGAGTGACTTTCTTGGTTTTTTGGTCATGGTAGTTGTTTGAGCATTTCAGTAAATAATTTTTCGTATTCGGAAGCCGATTCACTAGCTGGTCGTCCAGGTAACTCCCAAACCGTTGCCGATTGTCCTGAAGTGTCCGCGATCGCCTGTTTTTGATGAATTACCGTATCGAGTAAAGTTGCCCCTGGATTTTTAGCCAGTAGCGCGATCGCAGCAGCAGGAACATCTCTAATACTTGGAACTGCCGAACCTTTACCGTTAGGACTAGCTATTATTGGCTCACAAATCCCTGACATCGACACCACCACTAGCACCATCGGTAAAATCTTCTTTCCGATTAGCTCTTGGATAGAAGACAGATTTCCCCATAGATCTATCACTCATTCACTACTAGCAACCGCAGCGATCGCCATTGTGAGTTTACTGGGGGGTTACTTTTTGCTAGAACAAACATTTAGCTTAATTGCTCTACCATTGGGTCATCTCCTCGCCTGTTTCTCCGATACCTTTACCAAGCAGGGAGTGCAGTTATTTTACCCAGAACCAGCTTGGGCAATATCTGTATCCAATCCGCGACGGAGATTAAAGACTGGTGGTGCTGGCGAACTATGGGTATTGGGTATTGCGATCGCCCTCCTCTCATTAGGAATTTATCTAGCTAACGGTGGGGGCATAACTCAGAAAGTCTCACAGAATCTCGGCTTAAGAGATGGCATCGTTAGGGTATATAACGAGAACGCCAGCACCAATAAAGTATACGCGAGGATCGCAGGTTATTGGACGAGCGATCGCACCAATGCCGATGGTAAATATTTAATCCTCGGTACGGAAGGCAGTGAGTTTGTTGTTACCGATGGGGAGGGTGTCTACAAGACTGGAGAGCAGATAATTACTAGTAAAGTGACTACTGACGTTGGAGAAGCTGCAACTACTGAGATTAGAAATATTACCTTTAACGATGAAGATGCTGTAGAACCATTGCTAGAACTACAGCAAGCTTATCCTGGTGCTGAGATTTACTTAAATGGCGAACTGGCGATCGATTTTCCTGAAGATGTTCAGATACCCATCGAGCCTAACCAGATGTCTACAGCTAATTTAACTGGTAGTACCATTAAGTTTAGTTATTGTGGGTTGGAACGGGCGATCGCACTTTTAAATGGGCAGTATGCAGTGGGGGGTGTGGAAGTGAAGATAGTTCGGTCTTAGACAACCAGCCAACTATTAAAATCCGAATTCATGTCTGACTAATGCCCCCAGTAATTGAGTAAGAACTCCAAGAGTAACTGTTCCTCCTTTTTCTCCTACGGTTTTCATGGCTTTTTTCCAAATCTTTTCGTTTCGTGCAGCATCTAAAAAATCATGACCTGCCATTGTGAGACGGTCAAGTGCTACTCCTACCGAACCAGTATATGTTCTTCCAAGTTCACGTACTTCAGCTAAACCAGCATCATTAAGTAACAGCATATGCTCGCAAACTTCGTCAAAATCACGTTCGCCAATGTTTAGTTTATGATGTGAACTATTGTATTGACCAATAGTGAGAACTAATGGATATCCACCCTTTCGAGATTCTGCTTCACCTAAAATCCAACGAACTAAATCCCAGTCGCGTTTCATAATTGGATAGTTCTAATGTTTGTAGTACACAACGGTCAATAATAACTTATTAATTTGGCGTTTCAAACATAACGAACTGGATTCTCTCCGTTAAATTTGATATTGCAGTTGACAATACGTCCGTCTAAAAACTTTATGACCAGTCTGTCTTTGTTTTCTATAACAACATAATGACTGGCATTGCGATCGAATACACCTTCAATCATCTGCGTACCCTCAAAGTTAACAACCTGAACGTGAGTGATTTGCTGGACTTTATCTTTACCAACAACCCAAGCTCCAGACTCATTATTTGCAAGTAGCTCTAATAGATTGTCGCGTGTTCTTACTTGAAGGGTAACTTTAGCCATGATAAATACAAAAAGAGTAAATTCTCATCTATAGTTCCCAAAATGTTAATCATATTACCCATCTTCCGCACGTCAAGATGTAATATAAAGCAATTAGGACAATCAGCAGAACGAAACGGAAAAATCAAGGCTGACCACAAAATGAATAGTAATAAATACTCAGAAGATTAGAAGATTAGACAAAAATTAATAAATCATCGAATTTGATAGAGGTAGAATCATTTTGAATTTTACTTAAAAACTGGTAGAGCCAGAAATGAACCAGTTAGAAAATCTAGAAATCAAAACTATCAATCATCTAGGAATAATAGCAGGAATAATGGATGAAATAGCCCTGGTAGAGATAGTAGATGAGCAACTAGGAACAAACACCAAAGAAATCGTAAGTCCAGGAGTAATCATCAAAGCAATTATTCTTAATGGATTAGGATTTGTATCCAGACCATTATACTTATTCCCACAATTTTTTGAGGACAAAGCAACAGAACATTTATTGGGACAAGGAATATTACCCGAACATTTAAACGATGATAAAATTGGTCGTGTAATAGATAAATGTTATTCATACGGAATATCAGAATTATTTCTGTTGATAGCTTTAGCTGCGGTAAAAAAGTATCAAGTCAATCTAGAATATTCTCACCTAGATTCTAGCTCTTTCTCAGTTCATGGAGAATACTCAGAAGTATTACCATTATTACAAGACCCTTCAGGAGAAGCAAGCACTCAAGCTGATGTAGTAAAAGAAATACCCATAAAAATAACTCATGGTTATTCAAGAGACCATCGACCAGACGGACATCTCACGCTTTCGAGGAGACCTCGAAAGGCGTGTCCTCATTTAAAACAATTTATCTTGAATCTAATAGTTTCAGGAGATGGAGATATTCCAATATTTATCGAAACAGGTTCGGGAAATCAGAGTGATAAAAAAGTATTTGGAGAAATTGCCAGAAAATACAAAAAGCAACTAAAATTCGAGACGACTATAGTATCGGATAGTGCCTTATATAGTGAGAATAACTTAAAATTGATGAAGGAAATGTCATGGGTAACAAGAGTTCCTTTGTCAATCAAAGAAGCAAAAGAAATAGTGAGTAACTTATCTTCTGAAGAATTTATAGCCAGTGAGATTGAAGGATATTCATGTCAAGAAATAGAAAATAATTATGCGGGAATAAAGCAAAGATGGTTAGTAGTAGAAAGTCAACCTAGGAAAGAATCAGACCTCAAACAACTCGAACAAAAAATAGCCAAAGAATGTCAACTGGTCTCGCCAAAATTAGCGAGCTTATCTAAAAAAGATTTTGAAACTGAAGTTGAAGCTAATTTGAGGTTACAACAAATAAGCTCAAAACTTAAATATCATCTCGTCTCTCAGTCTATAGTCACAGAGAAGTCAGCAAGAAACCAACAATCTAGATATCAAATAACTGCGTTCATTCAAGCAGACAATCAGAAAATAACCTCTCTAAAAAGAAAAGCAGGAAGATTTATAATCGCCACCAATAAGTTAAATAA
This window of the Myxosarcina sp. GI1 genome carries:
- a CDS encoding IS1634 family transposase, with product MNQLENLEIKTINHLGIIAGIMDEIALVEIVDEQLGTNTKEIVSPGVIIKAIILNGLGFVSRPLYLFPQFFEDKATEHLLGQGILPEHLNDDKIGRVIDKCYSYGISELFLLIALAAVKKYQVNLEYSHLDSSSFSVHGEYSEVLPLLQDPSGEASTQADVVKEIPIKITHGYSRDHRPDGHLTLSRRPRKACPHLKQFILNLIVSGDGDIPIFIETGSGNQSDKKVFGEIARKYKKQLKFETTIVSDSALYSENNLKLMKEMSWVTRVPLSIKEAKEIVSNLSSEEFIASEIEGYSCQEIENNYAGIKQRWLVVESQPRKESDLKQLEQKIAKECQLVSPKLASLSKKDFETEVEANLRLQQISSKLKYHLVSQSIVTEKSARNQQSRYQITAFIQADNQKITSLKRKAGRFIIATNKLNNESFNSDDILRKYKEQQAPERGFAFLKDPLFFADSVFLKTPQRVETMAMLMGLCLLVYSLGQRQIRSALQTAKTGIKNQLGQPTERPTLRWIFQCFQGIHLVVFSGMKQIANLTDERQFTLKFFPLSCQKYYILSG
- a CDS encoding AAA family ATPase, whose translation is MQNSVAIATVTTNPYQLAIDIFGIGFLTADKIAVKVGVSPYSKFRYRAGVLHVLSKASEDGHCYLPESEIIPFTKELLTTDEHQADEQAIAGILSEMVTEQQLVKEIDEEVLYYKPSFYHSEQHLAKLLKQKLETKPDVDIERVNRWINRFTAAKNITLSSRQVDAVVTAAIEKVSVLTGGPGTGKTFSVNTIVKLWKAMDKKLQAGAPTGRAAKRLTEVTGIEAKTLHRLLEFDPSKMGFKRDADNPLDCDAL
- a CDS encoding metal-dependent hydrolase — encoded protein: MLGTAEPLPLGLAIIGSQIPDIDTTTSTIGKIFFPISSWIEDRFPHRSITHSLLATAAIAIVSLLGGYFLLEQTFSLIALPLGHLLACFSDTFTKQGVQLFYPEPAWAISVSNPRRRLKTGGAGELWVLGIAIALLSLGIYLANGGGITQKVSQNLGLRDGIVRVYNENASTNKVYARIAGYWTSDRTNADGKYLILGTEGSEFVVTDGEGVYKTGEQIITSKVTTDVGEAATTEIRNITFNDEDAVEPLLELQQAYPGAEIYLNGELAIDFPEDVQIPIEPNQMSTANLTGSTIKFSYCGLERAIALLNGQYAVGGVEVKIVRS
- a CDS encoding DUF2513 domain-containing protein; this encodes MKRDWDLVRWILGEAESRKGGYPLVLTIGQYNSSHHKLNIGERDFDEVCEHMLLLNDAGLAEVRELGRTYTGSVGVALDRLTMAGHDFLDAARNEKIWKKAMKTVGEKGGTVTLGVLTQLLGALVRHEFGF